A genomic window from Terriglobia bacterium includes:
- a CDS encoding sugar transferase translates to MGNSSIARPETNAPSVEAGKDAAAVEAVSPGMEKRYGPAAKPLQRALKNALDFVGAMAGLVLLSPALLIIALCVKLDDGGTVLYRRRVVGQNGEFDAFKFRTMVTNAEAVLKADSGLRQQYERNFKLKNDPRVTRTGAWLRKYSLDELPQLINVVRGQMSLVGPRMCTPEELKRYGRCGGLVLSVRPGITGYWQVNGRQNVSFDQHVAMDAFYVKNWSLKMDLGILLQTPRIVISGEGAY, encoded by the coding sequence ATGGGGAACTCTTCGATTGCCCGCCCGGAAACCAACGCGCCTTCTGTTGAGGCGGGGAAAGATGCGGCTGCCGTGGAGGCAGTTTCCCCTGGCATGGAAAAGCGCTACGGCCCCGCAGCCAAACCGTTGCAGCGGGCTTTGAAAAATGCGCTGGACTTTGTTGGAGCGATGGCCGGGCTGGTCCTGCTCTCGCCTGCGCTCCTGATTATCGCTCTGTGCGTGAAGCTCGACGACGGCGGAACCGTTCTCTACCGGCGGCGGGTGGTGGGGCAGAACGGCGAGTTTGATGCTTTCAAGTTTCGAACCATGGTGACCAATGCGGAGGCTGTTCTGAAAGCCGATTCAGGACTTCGCCAGCAGTACGAGCGGAACTTCAAGCTCAAAAACGACCCACGAGTGACTCGCACTGGAGCGTGGCTGAGGAAGTACAGCCTGGACGAACTGCCGCAACTGATTAACGTCGTGCGGGGACAGATGAGTCTTGTGGGGCCGCGGATGTGCACACCGGAGGAATTGAAGCGGTACGGCCGTTGCGGGGGCCTGGTGCTGAGCGTGCGGCCGGGAATCACAGGCTACTGGCAGGTGAATGGGCGGCAGAACGTGTCATTCGATCAGCACGTGGCGATGGATGCGTTTTACGTGAAGAACTGGAGCCTGAAGATGGACCTTGGAATTCTGCTCCAGACACCGCGCATTGTCATCAGCGGCGAGGGCGCCTACTGA
- a CDS encoding type II toxin-antitoxin system VapC family toxin translates to MLRGRSRQLDGWALERLRQGDRMVVPAHWPTEILNGLLVAARRKRIRPDQPEQFWGELVRLPVETEPPLAAVQATTVLQFAEKHGLTVYDAVYLELVHRRQLPLGTLDTDLRKAAQLEGVPLL, encoded by the coding sequence GTGCTTCGAGGACGAAGCCGACAGTTGGACGGATGGGCTTTGGAGCGTTTGCGCCAGGGCGATCGAATGGTTGTTCCTGCGCATTGGCCCACTGAAATCCTCAACGGCCTCCTGGTTGCTGCTCGTAGAAAGCGCATCAGGCCAGATCAGCCAGAGCAGTTCTGGGGCGAGCTTGTGCGCTTACCCGTCGAGACGGAACCGCCGCTCGCCGCAGTTCAGGCAACCACGGTCCTCCAATTCGCCGAAAAACACGGCCTTACGGTATATGACGCGGTGTATTTAGAACTGGTTCATCGGCGCCAATTGCCTCTCGGAACCCTTGACACGGACTTACGCAAGGCGGCGCAACTTGAGGGTGTTCCGCTGCTCTAG
- a CDS encoding GHMP kinase, translating into MLITRSPVRISFGGGGTDLPAYYEQFGGAVLSTTINKYFYTVLRKRDDGKVQVISSDLRTLETWENIAGMSFERSELEIPLAVMKDLGRSVAVDLFLASEIPPGTGLGSSASVCVNVLKALSTHLHLDLSKYQLAERAFHMARNVLGNPVGKQDEYAAVFGGMNYIRFERNGSVMVEPVELDAVLLRELEENLMLFFTGATHQSQTILEEQERATRDDSRRALEPLHAIAALADRMRATLEDGDLHTFGALLDEGWQAKKRISGKISSDQIDALYRTAKENGAVGGKITGAGGGGFLLLYCERPHQEAVNRALSAAGAREMTFRFDSKGAQVIVNDPFIDGDESAGGSWQFIPYSTAKGTAMDLAWDA; encoded by the coding sequence ATGTTGATCACCCGTAGCCCTGTCCGGATCAGCTTTGGCGGCGGAGGAACGGACCTGCCCGCTTACTACGAGCAGTTCGGCGGCGCCGTGCTCAGCACGACCATCAACAAATATTTCTATACCGTGCTGAGAAAGAGGGATGACGGCAAGGTCCAGGTAATATCCTCCGACCTCCGAACGCTTGAGACGTGGGAAAACATTGCCGGTATGAGCTTTGAGCGGAGCGAACTGGAAATTCCCCTGGCGGTGATGAAGGACCTGGGACGCAGCGTGGCGGTGGACCTGTTCCTGGCGTCTGAAATTCCTCCCGGCACCGGCCTGGGATCTTCCGCGAGTGTCTGCGTGAACGTTCTGAAGGCCTTGTCCACCCACCTGCATCTGGACCTCTCAAAGTATCAACTGGCAGAGCGGGCGTTTCACATGGCGCGCAACGTCCTGGGCAATCCGGTGGGCAAGCAGGACGAATACGCCGCAGTTTTTGGCGGGATGAACTACATTCGCTTTGAGAGGAACGGGTCGGTAATGGTGGAACCCGTGGAACTGGATGCGGTGCTGTTGCGCGAACTGGAAGAGAACCTGATGCTCTTCTTCACGGGCGCTACTCACCAGTCGCAGACAATCCTCGAGGAGCAGGAGAGGGCAACGCGCGATGACAGCCGCCGGGCGCTTGAACCTCTGCACGCCATCGCGGCGCTGGCCGACCGCATGAGGGCCACGCTCGAGGACGGAGACCTCCACACCTTCGGCGCTCTGCTGGACGAGGGCTGGCAGGCCAAGAAGCGGATTTCGGGCAAGATTTCAAGCGACCAGATTGACGCCCTCTACCGCACCGCAAAAGAGAACGGAGCGGTGGGAGGGAAAATCACCGGCGCCGGAGGGGGAGGTTTTCTGCTGCTCTACTGCGAGCGGCCCCACCAGGAGGCGGTAAACAGGGCCCTCTCCGCGGCAGGCGCGCGCGAGATGACCTTTCGGTTTGATTCCAAAGGGGCCCAGGTGATCGTGAACGATCCTTTCATCGACGGCGACGAGTCGGCCGGTGGGAGCTGGCAATTTATTCCCTACTCGACGGCAAAAGGGACCGCCATGGACTTGGCCTGGGACGCCTAA
- a CDS encoding glycosyltransferase family 1 protein yields MRIGINAAFLGGRSDGLTTYTRSIIGELSASGHEVLVYTSDELESHWAGNATRRRIPSPLRAGNGTVGNTLRVTAWCQAALPLCVALDRAQVLLCTLPEGMVVPTCPQVVVVHDIIPLLFPDTGSRWSTYFRYVLPWVLRASRCVIADSQHTKNDLRRHYGLPEGRIEVVYPWVDPVFFSHLPDLPPQDHEDGPFFLFVGRLSPNKNLEMVVRAFAAIRRDVRHRLVCVLGITDDRDRRCLAEILDVAVRLGVRDRLHVYSGLSRAQLLFLYRNATALVLLSKYEGFGYPPLEAMATGTPAIVSDSTSLAEVAGPAGLCVSNTEPDQAAEAMKRLACDPPYRAQHSEAGKAHARTFSRERSGRMIRSILERCAKGVA; encoded by the coding sequence GTGCGAATAGGAATCAACGCAGCCTTCCTCGGTGGGAGGTCCGATGGTTTAACCACATATACGCGGTCTATCATCGGGGAGCTTTCCGCTTCAGGTCACGAGGTTCTCGTTTATACGTCGGACGAGCTTGAATCTCACTGGGCTGGCAACGCCACGAGGCGTCGAATCCCGTCACCCTTGCGGGCGGGAAACGGTACCGTGGGGAACACGCTGCGCGTGACGGCGTGGTGCCAAGCCGCGCTCCCGCTCTGTGTGGCGCTTGATCGGGCACAAGTGTTGTTGTGTACTTTGCCCGAAGGCATGGTTGTCCCAACTTGTCCGCAGGTGGTCGTTGTTCACGATATTATCCCGTTGCTATTCCCAGATACAGGATCGCGATGGAGCACCTATTTCAGATACGTCTTGCCTTGGGTACTTAGGGCGTCCCGTTGTGTGATAGCCGATTCACAACATACTAAGAACGATCTAAGGAGACATTACGGGTTGCCTGAGGGAAGGATCGAGGTGGTCTACCCCTGGGTCGATCCGGTGTTTTTCTCCCACCTTCCCGATCTGCCTCCGCAGGATCACGAGGACGGGCCTTTTTTTCTATTTGTCGGTCGTTTGTCACCGAATAAGAACCTCGAAATGGTGGTTCGGGCGTTCGCTGCTATTCGCCGTGATGTTCGCCACAGACTGGTCTGCGTCCTAGGCATCACAGACGACAGAGACCGGAGATGTCTTGCGGAGATTCTAGATGTGGCAGTGCGCCTCGGGGTTCGTGACCGGCTTCATGTCTATTCGGGCCTCTCTCGCGCTCAGCTTCTTTTTTTGTACCGGAACGCCACGGCGCTGGTCTTGCTTTCAAAGTACGAAGGTTTCGGTTATCCGCCGCTGGAGGCGATGGCCACGGGGACACCCGCCATTGTCAGTGATTCAACCTCTCTTGCCGAGGTTGCGGGCCCCGCCGGGTTGTGCGTTTCCAATACTGAGCCAGACCAGGCGGCAGAAGCGATGAAGAGGCTGGCCTGCGACCCGCCGTACCGGGCGCAACATTCTGAGGCAGGAAAAGCGCACGCCCGCACCTTTTCACGAGAGCGCAGCGGGCGCATGATCAGGTCGATTCTCGAGCGGTGCGCAAAGGGGGTGGCATGA
- a CDS encoding glycosyltransferase, with translation MDRIGESGTVMDSMARPGVPAETMSRLRVAVVQFWLSGYGGSEKVLEAIGEIFPQADFYALVVRDGAIPPSLRGRKWTTSFVDRIPGARRWYRHFLPLFPYALEQFDLSGYDLVISSESGPAKGVLTSPRACHICYCLSPMRYIWDMYHEYRKKMNPLARAAFSLTAHYARQWDVSTAARVDYFAAISDYVAARVQKYYRRESTVIYPPVDVSKGYLSDEREDYYLAISRLVPYKRLDLAIDACNRLGRRLRIVGTGPEYNRLRKLAGPTIRFLGKLDENSLRECYARCRAFLFPAEEDFGIAPVEAQSFGRPVIAYGRGGAVETVIGLADDAGAQSATGILFAEQTAESLAGAIVRFEEAESSFSPEFIRASAQRFSLERFKEEFVKFAAGRLAEFQEESGGWSQRREARDLAQVPAGGAGGDG, from the coding sequence ATGGACCGAATAGGGGAATCGGGGACAGTGATGGATTCGATGGCGAGACCTGGCGTGCCTGCCGAAACGATGAGCCGGCTGCGGGTGGCCGTGGTGCAGTTCTGGCTCTCCGGTTATGGCGGTTCGGAAAAGGTGCTGGAGGCGATCGGGGAAATTTTCCCGCAAGCCGACTTCTACGCGCTGGTGGTGAGGGACGGAGCCATTCCGCCCTCGCTGCGGGGACGGAAATGGACCACTTCCTTTGTGGACCGCATACCCGGTGCAAGGCGCTGGTACCGGCACTTTCTTCCGCTGTTTCCGTATGCCCTGGAGCAGTTTGACCTGAGCGGCTACGACCTGGTAATCAGCTCGGAATCCGGGCCGGCCAAAGGCGTACTGACCTCTCCACGGGCCTGCCACATCTGTTATTGCCTGAGCCCCATGCGCTACATCTGGGACATGTACCACGAGTACCGGAAGAAGATGAATCCTTTGGCGCGCGCGGCCTTCTCGCTGACGGCCCACTACGCCCGGCAGTGGGACGTGAGCACGGCGGCCCGCGTGGATTACTTTGCCGCCATCTCGGATTACGTCGCCGCGCGCGTTCAGAAATATTACAGGCGCGAAAGCACGGTGATTTATCCGCCCGTTGACGTATCGAAGGGTTACCTGTCAGACGAGAGGGAAGACTACTACCTTGCGATCAGTCGGCTGGTGCCGTATAAGCGCCTGGACCTGGCCATCGATGCCTGCAACCGGCTGGGACGCCGCCTCCGGATTGTGGGCACGGGGCCGGAATACAATCGGCTGCGAAAATTGGCTGGCCCCACCATCAGGTTTCTCGGGAAGCTGGACGAAAATTCGTTGCGAGAGTGCTACGCGCGCTGCCGGGCCTTCCTGTTCCCGGCAGAGGAGGATTTTGGAATCGCGCCGGTGGAAGCACAATCGTTTGGAAGGCCGGTGATTGCCTACGGACGCGGCGGAGCAGTCGAGACCGTGATCGGGCTTGCGGACGACGCCGGCGCTCAGTCAGCCACAGGAATTTTGTTTGCGGAGCAGACAGCGGAATCGCTGGCCGGCGCCATCGTCAGATTTGAAGAGGCCGAATCGTCGTTCAGCCCGGAATTCATCCGTGCCAGCGCGCAGCGATTCAGCCTTGAAAGATTTAAGGAAGAGTTTGTGAAATTTGCTGCGGGCCGTCTGGCCGAATTCCAGGAAGAGTCCGGCGGATGGTCACAGCGAAGAGAAGCGCGCGACTTGGCGCAGGTTCCCGCAGGCGGAGCAGGAGGCGACGGCTGA
- a CDS encoding O-antigen ligase family protein, with protein sequence MDSKRRVKRAVAVLLSSVVLLAVYGAIQRLAGGYTSLWLYLNPRGPELPPWDGRIPSLLNYSNSLAGYLNLILPLALACSILPVGRRFRQAGALALALGTLTLLFTGSVGGLVAFGCVGGLAGFWLFRGFARRFIWLGGLAALAIAFFVARSFLNPVHTVSLVGYDVGTRLLLWTTAWHFFIQSPIWGIGWGNFVGAYGSYLNLSWMQSGVYEVHNIYLQLLSETGVVGSFAFFGLIVLALREARRQMKSASEPFEMALAFGCFAAMVTVLIHGLVDFLFEVSPPFGTLFWMLLALLTVSGRLRKGPRTRRALARCGKPAAGDVHKCE encoded by the coding sequence GTGGATTCGAAGCGACGGGTCAAGAGAGCGGTCGCCGTGTTGCTATCTTCTGTGGTCCTCCTGGCTGTGTACGGCGCCATCCAAAGGCTAGCTGGAGGCTACACTTCGCTCTGGCTGTACCTGAATCCTCGTGGCCCAGAGCTTCCCCCCTGGGACGGCAGGATACCCTCGCTGCTCAACTACTCAAACTCTCTTGCGGGTTACCTTAACCTCATCCTACCGTTGGCCCTAGCCTGCTCGATTTTGCCTGTCGGGAGGCGCTTTAGGCAGGCGGGGGCACTTGCGCTCGCGTTGGGCACCCTGACGCTGCTTTTCACTGGGAGCGTCGGCGGCCTTGTCGCCTTTGGGTGTGTGGGAGGGCTCGCAGGTTTCTGGCTGTTCAGGGGATTTGCCAGACGCTTCATTTGGCTCGGTGGCCTTGCGGCTCTCGCAATCGCGTTTTTTGTTGCTAGAAGTTTCCTGAATCCTGTCCACACTGTCAGCCTGGTAGGGTACGACGTAGGAACGCGATTGCTCCTATGGACAACCGCGTGGCATTTTTTCATTCAATCGCCTATCTGGGGGATTGGCTGGGGAAATTTCGTCGGCGCATATGGTAGCTACCTCAACCTATCGTGGATGCAAAGCGGGGTTTACGAAGTCCATAACATCTACCTTCAGTTGCTTTCCGAAACGGGGGTTGTTGGCTCGTTTGCATTCTTTGGGCTGATCGTTCTTGCGCTCCGTGAGGCTCGACGTCAAATGAAGTCAGCCTCAGAGCCCTTTGAAATGGCCCTGGCCTTCGGGTGTTTCGCCGCCATGGTCACTGTGCTTATCCACGGCTTGGTCGATTTCCTCTTTGAGGTTAGCCCGCCCTTCGGAACGTTGTTCTGGATGCTGCTGGCGCTTCTGACTGTCAGTGGACGACTCCGGAAGGGGCCACGAACGCGGCGGGCGCTGGCGAGGTGTGGAAAACCGGCAGCGGGAGACGTACACAAGTGCGAATAG
- a CDS encoding polysaccharide biosynthesis C-terminal domain-containing protein produces the protein MSVSESNIEVVANSSARDPKFRDAALLTVSQFARLGLRLIFMLAAARALGPDRFGVYVLVLAVLEMVAVAGGAGFVDFLTRETAKDEGLGWRAGIQLILLRSSYAAPLAMAALGVLWLLGYPGAVLSWAAVMFATLIPRAASECVQGVLRGVCRYGSFLLIDLTVGVVLVAGGGWLLVRGSGGVSFVVGTELMAAIAAAMLALTFLVVTGKAQRKWLSWRGLVTKTLVFNYYPLATTMYDRIDVVLLSKLAGDFATGIYGLAYRALSALRLIPYGVLFSILPSLSRDTWGAAEKQRLERAMGLLLSVGYLAVLGTVAFAGPAVDMLLGPRYAGSALAIEILIWAIVPMYINFALNTGLLATSREKVFTSTSSVCLAVNLISNLVLIPFFSWKGAAAATLVTEATLLLQNIFWIRKTMGSVPVPSHAVRTTFAFLVLLAALLVGGHFAPPLLVGTMCVLAFLAYLYQAQALCQFAATWRQERGSPA, from the coding sequence GTGAGTGTTTCTGAAAGTAATATCGAGGTGGTTGCAAATTCGTCGGCGCGGGATCCGAAATTCAGGGATGCCGCTCTCCTAACTGTTTCACAATTCGCTCGCCTCGGGCTGAGGTTAATCTTCATGCTGGCGGCGGCGCGAGCGCTCGGGCCAGATCGCTTCGGCGTGTATGTCCTGGTTCTTGCTGTACTGGAAATGGTTGCCGTGGCGGGAGGCGCCGGCTTCGTCGATTTCCTTACCCGCGAGACGGCAAAAGATGAGGGTCTCGGCTGGCGCGCGGGAATCCAGTTAATCCTTCTGCGATCCTCGTATGCGGCTCCTCTGGCTATGGCCGCGCTCGGCGTGCTGTGGCTCCTCGGGTATCCCGGTGCGGTCCTGTCGTGGGCAGCCGTAATGTTTGCAACGCTCATCCCGCGGGCCGCAAGCGAGTGTGTTCAGGGGGTGCTTCGAGGCGTCTGTCGTTACGGGTCTTTTCTGCTCATCGATCTCACGGTGGGAGTTGTACTGGTAGCTGGTGGCGGCTGGCTGCTGGTCCGAGGGAGCGGCGGCGTCAGTTTCGTGGTGGGAACGGAGCTGATGGCGGCAATTGCCGCCGCAATGCTGGCGCTGACATTCTTGGTTGTGACGGGCAAGGCGCAGCGGAAATGGTTGTCGTGGCGTGGGCTCGTGACGAAGACGCTCGTTTTCAACTACTACCCGCTGGCCACGACGATGTACGACAGAATCGATGTTGTCTTGCTGTCAAAGCTGGCCGGCGATTTTGCAACGGGCATCTACGGCCTTGCCTATCGGGCCTTGAGCGCGCTGCGGTTGATCCCCTACGGGGTGCTATTCAGCATCCTCCCAAGCCTGTCTCGCGATACGTGGGGCGCAGCCGAAAAACAACGGCTGGAACGGGCCATGGGGCTGCTGCTGAGTGTCGGGTATTTGGCGGTGCTTGGGACGGTGGCCTTTGCCGGGCCGGCAGTGGATATGCTGCTTGGGCCGCGCTATGCCGGGTCGGCGCTGGCGATCGAGATCCTGATCTGGGCCATCGTTCCCATGTACATCAACTTCGCGTTGAATACGGGATTGCTAGCCACAAGCCGCGAGAAGGTGTTTACGTCCACCTCGTCGGTGTGCCTTGCGGTGAACCTTATTTCCAATCTGGTCCTGATTCCGTTTTTCTCCTGGAAGGGAGCGGCGGCGGCCACACTTGTCACCGAGGCGACCCTGTTGCTCCAGAACATTTTCTGGATTCGCAAAACCATGGGGTCCGTGCCTGTGCCTTCGCACGCTGTGCGCACCACGTTCGCCTTTCTGGTGCTCCTGGCGGCTCTGCTGGTGGGCGGGCATTTTGCGCCTCCACTTCTGGTCGGAACGATGTGTGTGCTTGCCTTTCTGGCCTACCTTTACCAGGCGCAGGCGCTCTGCCAGTTTGCGGCAACTTGGAGGCAGGAGCGAGGCAGCCCGGCTTAG
- a CDS encoding sugar transferase: protein MPRPTREFGIIRSRRISFLILAADILWIVLGFYLAYEWRYGFTFSVGDVWACFSLFGELAIAAVLIWSFLALVMKLDGFQGGWTFRSVFSDLFVGVVLLMALLLANGYLSRVYHSRLVLIYFAVLALGGFLAIRCLAWRALRSKHYRGLGRRIAILGGGRIARELSTKIARHPELGWQIVGYMCPDTENGVAGGAEKQTRRVPTLEVAGFLAAHKVDEIIVAISNPARQTLDVVAQCERLGIGVLVVPQAYELYISRPTLAELDGLPLIAIDQYNLPAGGQAVRRLTDLVLAPLMLAATLPTLLVAAVALILRKGSAFRKELRCGEDGKTFGMYRLNVDREMPVLPAYEKLFVDLGITELPQLWNVLRGDMDLVGPRPEPPERVKHYSDWQRQRLKIRPGITGLAQIQGLREQHSAEQKTHYDLQYIVRWSPFLDLSLILQTAWTLAARLWRKKSVWPGPLAGRSPWPVQAETHPEEVLYVDHP, encoded by the coding sequence ATGCCAAGACCAACTCGTGAATTTGGAATTATAAGAAGCCGCAGAATCTCCTTCCTCATTCTCGCGGCGGACATTCTGTGGATTGTGCTGGGGTTCTATCTCGCTTACGAGTGGCGCTACGGGTTCACCTTCAGCGTGGGCGACGTGTGGGCCTGCTTCTCGTTGTTCGGAGAATTGGCAATTGCCGCGGTGCTCATCTGGAGCTTTCTGGCGCTGGTAATGAAGCTGGACGGGTTCCAGGGCGGCTGGACCTTCCGCTCCGTCTTTTCCGACCTGTTTGTCGGGGTCGTACTGCTGATGGCGCTGCTTCTGGCGAACGGTTACCTGTCCCGCGTTTACCATTCGCGGCTGGTGCTCATCTATTTTGCCGTTTTGGCGCTTGGGGGCTTCCTCGCCATCCGTTGCCTGGCCTGGCGGGCGCTCCGCTCCAAGCACTATCGAGGCTTGGGGCGCCGCATCGCGATTCTGGGCGGCGGCAGGATCGCCCGAGAACTTTCCACCAAAATCGCCCGTCACCCGGAGCTGGGCTGGCAGATTGTCGGCTATATGTGCCCCGACACCGAGAATGGCGTGGCGGGAGGGGCGGAGAAGCAGACCCGGCGGGTCCCGACGCTCGAGGTGGCGGGGTTTCTGGCCGCGCACAAGGTTGACGAGATTATTGTGGCCATCTCCAATCCCGCCCGCCAGACGCTGGACGTGGTGGCGCAATGCGAGCGCCTTGGCATCGGCGTCCTGGTGGTCCCTCAGGCGTATGAGCTTTATATCTCGCGCCCAACGCTGGCCGAACTCGACGGGCTGCCGCTGATTGCGATTGACCAGTACAACCTGCCGGCGGGCGGGCAGGCGGTCCGGCGTCTGACGGACCTCGTGCTGGCTCCCCTGATGCTGGCGGCTACGCTGCCCACCCTCCTGGTGGCGGCCGTAGCTCTGATTCTTCGTAAAGGCAGCGCTTTCCGCAAAGAACTTCGCTGTGGCGAGGATGGCAAGACATTCGGGATGTACCGCTTGAACGTTGACCGCGAAATGCCGGTCCTGCCCGCGTATGAAAAGCTATTCGTTGATTTAGGAATTACGGAGTTGCCGCAGCTCTGGAACGTGCTTCGCGGAGACATGGATCTGGTGGGCCCGCGGCCGGAGCCGCCGGAGCGCGTCAAGCACTACTCGGACTGGCAGCGGCAGCGTCTAAAGATCCGGCCGGGGATTACCGGCCTGGCGCAGATCCAGGGGCTGCGCGAACAGCACTCGGCGGAACAGAAAACGCACTATGACCTGCAATACATTGTGCGCTGGTCGCCATTTCTCGACCTGTCGCTCATCCTTCAGACCGCCTGGACGCTGGCGGCGCGGTTGTGGAGAAAAAAGAGCGTCTGGCCGGGGCCGCTTGCGGGACGCTCCCCATGGCCCGTTCAGGCGGAAACACACCCAGAGGAGGTTCTCTATGTTGATCACCCGTAG
- a CDS encoding glycosyltransferase family 1 protein, which yields MTILTGDVSHAKILEREGAATRPEQAAANGVKARLTIDARIWKAGIGTYTLNLLRAMRGVNGGMRISAIVRAEAADAISGLCDEIRVVDAPIYTLKEQIQIPAAARGSDLLHVPHYNVPALYRGPMVVTIHDLTHVTEPGYRNSANAWLYSRPMLKIAAKKALQVITDSEHSKQRIVERLGVKPEKVSAIYLGLGPQFRLLDREKAADDVENALLISRPYLLYVGSLKPHKNLGALLRAFALLRSRGHMNHALLLAGDDRKRRRGVLDDCARLGITGAVRHIPWVSENLLPQLYAAAELVVMPSTSEGFGLPVAEAMACGTPVVCSNAASLSEVGGDAVEYFDPYSVEDMAAAIERVLDSPARRAEMGEKGLRQAAKFTWEECARKHLEVYRRVLAS from the coding sequence ATGACGATTCTTACCGGCGACGTTTCGCACGCGAAAATATTGGAAAGGGAAGGTGCTGCCACGCGGCCGGAGCAGGCAGCGGCGAACGGAGTGAAAGCACGGCTGACAATTGATGCGCGAATTTGGAAGGCCGGGATTGGAACGTACACGCTGAACCTGCTGCGGGCGATGCGGGGCGTGAACGGCGGAATGCGTATCAGCGCCATTGTGCGGGCTGAGGCGGCAGACGCGATTTCCGGACTGTGCGATGAGATTCGGGTAGTGGACGCGCCCATTTACACGCTGAAGGAACAGATTCAGATTCCTGCGGCGGCGCGAGGGTCGGACCTGCTGCACGTGCCGCACTACAATGTGCCTGCGCTCTATCGAGGGCCAATGGTCGTGACGATCCACGACCTGACCCACGTGACCGAGCCGGGATACCGCAATTCTGCCAATGCCTGGCTCTACTCGCGGCCCATGCTGAAAATCGCAGCAAAAAAGGCCCTGCAGGTGATTACAGACTCAGAGCACTCAAAGCAGCGGATTGTCGAGCGGCTTGGTGTGAAACCAGAAAAAGTAAGCGCCATTTATCTTGGGCTTGGACCGCAGTTCCGGCTGCTGGACCGCGAAAAGGCAGCGGATGACGTGGAGAACGCTCTCCTAATCAGCCGACCGTACCTGCTGTATGTGGGCAGCCTCAAACCGCATAAGAACCTGGGAGCCTTGCTACGCGCCTTTGCGCTGCTGCGCTCGCGAGGGCACATGAACCACGCGCTGCTGCTGGCGGGCGACGACCGGAAGCGAAGGCGAGGTGTGCTCGACGACTGCGCCCGACTCGGGATCACCGGGGCCGTACGGCATATTCCATGGGTGTCGGAGAATCTGCTGCCCCAATTGTATGCAGCGGCGGAGCTAGTGGTGATGCCGTCGACTTCGGAGGGCTTTGGCTTGCCAGTGGCGGAGGCGATGGCCTGCGGGACGCCGGTGGTATGCTCGAACGCGGCTTCGTTGTCGGAGGTGGGCGGCGACGCCGTGGAATATTTTGATCCCTACAGCGTGGAGGACATGGCGGCCGCAATCGAGCGGGTGCTCGACTCACCGGCGCGGCGGGCCGAGATGGGCGAGAAGGGGCTGAGGCAGGCGGCGAAATTTACCTGGGAAGAGTGCGCGCGGAAGCACCTGGAAGTCTATCGACGCGTGCTGGCATCTTAA
- a CDS encoding nucleotidyltransferase family protein: MKAFLLAAGLGTRLRPLTDQTPKCLLPVRGVPVLAIWLDLCHRHGIDEVLINAHSHGEQVRKYLAAHRNGVNARVVDEPVLLGSAGTILANRKWLEGERCFWIIYADVLTNASLGQMMQFHRERRGLATLGGYEVPDPERCGIMQVDADGLIQRFVEKPKTPAGRLAFSGLMIADAALLERIPDNRPADLGFDVLPKLAGKMYAWPISDYLLDIGTFENFKLAQKTWPGLD, translated from the coding sequence ATGAAAGCTTTTCTTCTGGCCGCAGGTCTCGGCACACGGCTGCGTCCCCTGACCGACCAGACTCCCAAATGCCTTTTGCCCGTTCGGGGAGTGCCGGTGCTCGCCATCTGGCTCGACCTTTGCCACCGCCACGGCATTGACGAGGTCCTGATCAATGCGCACTCGCACGGCGAGCAGGTCAGGAAATATCTGGCAGCGCACCGGAACGGAGTGAACGCCAGGGTGGTTGACGAGCCGGTGCTGCTGGGAAGCGCGGGAACCATCCTCGCCAACCGCAAGTGGTTGGAAGGGGAACGCTGCTTCTGGATCATCTATGCGGACGTGCTGACCAACGCCAGCCTCGGGCAGATGATGCAATTCCACCGCGAGCGCCGGGGCCTTGCCACGCTCGGTGGGTATGAAGTCCCGGACCCGGAACGGTGCGGAATTATGCAGGTGGATGCCGACGGCCTGATCCAGCGCTTTGTAGAGAAGCCGAAAACGCCGGCAGGCCGTCTGGCATTTTCGGGCCTGATGATTGCCGACGCGGCTTTGCTTGAGCGGATTCCAGACAACCGGCCCGCTGATCTGGGCTTTGACGTGCTGCCCAAACTGGCCGGAAAAATGTATGCCTGGCCTATCTCGGACTACCTGCTGGACATCGGAACATTCGAGAACTTCAAGCTGGCGCAGAAAACCTGGCCGGGCCTCGACTGA